The Octopus bimaculoides isolate UCB-OBI-ISO-001 chromosome 13, ASM119413v2, whole genome shotgun sequence genome includes a window with the following:
- the LOC106873202 gene encoding FMRFamide-related neuropeptides, producing the protein MSGLSPFSLLIFIFIYCLTVYAATAMSLAQACMESPSMCESISLSHLSSEEGLKSKRFLRPGRALSGDAFLRFGKNGLNLPFEDKRFLRFGRTDRQFEDMLKEVLQRAENVDNRQKRSTDNIPQSSVQDDSSKITKRNADASDNGMDKRFMKFGKSGDLPYVNEWSDKRFMRFGREPDKRFMRFGKSDDKRFMRFGRNPNELEDRLEEGKRFMRFGRGNEEEEKRFMRFGRDPDSKLMGYGNSEEEKRFMRFGRMSDEADAQKRFMRFGRSVDDDKANRLKKSNDQLRTIRMGRSVDDKKVNSANGDAYLRIGQSDE; encoded by the exons ATGAGTGGCTTGAGTCCCTTcagtttgttaatttttattttcatctactGTCTCACGGTATATGCTGCAACAGCTATGAGCCTGGCTCAGGCATGTATGGAATCACCCAGTATGTGCGAAAGTATCTCGCTTTCTCATTTAA GTTCTGAAGAAGGATTAAAGAGCAAACGCTTTCTTCGTCCAGGAAGAGCTCTTTCTGGAGATGCTTTCTTGAGATTTGGTAAGAATGGTCTAAATTTACCATTCGAAGATAAACGATTCCTTCGATTTGGTAGAACTGATCGTCAATTTGAAGATATGCTAAAGGAAGTTTTACAGAGAGCTGAAAACGTTGACAATAGACAAAAGAGATCCACTGACAACATTCCTCAAAGCTCAGTTCAAGATGACAGTTCGAAAATTACGAAGAGAAATGCTGACGCCAGTGATAACGGAATGGACAAGAGGTTTATGAAATTTGGTAAATCCGGTGATCTTCCTTACGTCAATGAGTGGAGTGACAAGCGTTTCATGAGATTCGGTCGGGAACCTGACAAGCGATTCATGCGATTTGGAAAATCTGATGATAAACGATTCATGCGCTTTGGTAGAAACCCAAATGAACTTGAAGATAGACTCGAAGAAGGAAAACGCTTTATGAGATTTGGACGGGGcaatgaggaagaagaaaaacggTTTATGAGGTTTGGACGAGATCCTGACAGTAAGTTAATGGGTTATGGTAATAGTGAGGAAGAAAAACGCTTTATGCGCTTTGGTAGAATGTCAGACGAAGCTGATGCTCAAAAAAGGTTCATGAGATTTGGCCgaagtgttgatgatgacaaggCGAACAGGTTGAAAAAATCAAACGATCAGCTTCGTACGATAAGAATGGGACGTAGCGTTGATGATAAAAAGGTGAACAGCGCTAATGGGGATGCGTACCTAAGAATTGGACAAAGTGATGAATAA